TGGATCGTAACTTCAAGGGGCAGAGAAGTGATTTTCACAGCAGAGCTTCCGTCAGAGAATAACATAAAGGCTATGGCGAGACTTTCGGGATTAAACACAGGAATTGGAATGCCAGATAGTACAGTTACGACTGTAGGAGCTGCGCATCCTGTTGGTGATGCACAAGTGGCCACTTTAGTGATAGATTCAGGGGCAACAGCTGCTGGGACCATTACGGCTAAATTTACAGACGGCCACATTACTATTCTCCAAGATGTTAAATTGCTGGGTACAGAGAATGCTGCGGAAGTGGCAATGAAAATATCGATGGCATTTAATAACTCTTTAGCTGATTGGGACGTCAGATCAAATGATAGAAATGTTATATTTACAGCCCGAGTACCTTCGGAGAATAATCCTAATCTATCCGTGGTAATAGAGGAAGCAACAGTAGGTATTGGAGTTGTATCCAGCTCGATCACCACACCGGGAAATGATATGTATGCGGGTGTTAAGCAAGCTATAACTTTAAAAATTGAGGCTGCTCCTAGCAATCAAGGGATCATTAGAGTCTTGTTTCAGGACGGTACAAACGAAGTTTCCAAACGTGTAAGATTATTAGGAACAGAGACATTAGATGAAATAGCTGACAAAATTGGTTCTGAATTCGGAGATTCAATTGCAGGATGGAATGTCACCACAATTGATCATAATGTCATTTTTACAGCAAACACGCCAGAAGATAATAAGCCTAATGTAAGTGTAGTTGTCTTTCAGGAGTAAACGAATTAATAGAAAACCATGTCAACATAAAATGTACCCTATGCAAAGGACATTAAAAAAAAGACTATGCTGCTTTAAGAAGATGATCTTTGTATTCTACAGGGGTCATCTTTTTTTAAGTTTCATTAGTTGTAGTACGTCATATAAACTTAATTTCTTGTTTGACTTCGTCTAGCGTTGTACAGTTCTTCAGGGTAAATACATCCTTAAAATAACCTAAGAACGATCCTGCGGAGCGTTATCCCGCAGTTTCCTCGTCTTGACAAGGATTGAGCACCCTCATGCAATTTACTTTTTTTGAAAGTCAGGGTGTATGGTGGGTGCCTTGATCGGAATAAATGAAGGTATCTTCGGTCATCTTGAATCTGCGATTTTTCTGTAAGTAAAGCAAGGTATTTGTCGCGTCATTCGCTCTTTCACATGATAAGACAAGATAAGGACTTCACATACCGATTTGTAGAAAGCAGCTTCACTTCGCCTACTATAAACATTTTTAAACTCATATTTTACCATTTGAACCTTTTTATTGAAATATAAACAAAAAAGCCCTATAGATAGACTTTTTTAATTGTCTACTCTATAGGGTACATTTAGATTAAATTCGTCATTTTTTATCATTAATTTATTTAGATTATCGAAGTGAAGTTAAGAACCGCACGATAACGGAGAGTAGGGAACCCATTATATCTTACGTAATCAGTTTCAATCCAATCGCCGCCACCAAAATCATGGCAATAAACAGCAACCGCTTTGCTTCCTTCCGCTCACCGAACAGGAACATACCTGTAAGCGTACTGCCCACCGTACCAATTCCAGTCCACACCGCATACGCGGTACCCATGGGAATGGACGTCATCGCATAGGATAACAGGGAGAAGCTGAATACGAACGATACAAGCATGAGCACGATATAAGGCCAGCCCTTCCGGGAAGAAGCACCATTAATGCCGATGACGCCAAAAATTTCACATATGCCTGCACCCACAATTGCCATCCAAGCCATTATGCTTCACCTCCTTTTGCCGATTGTTGATCCGTGACCAGTTTCAGTCCGATCACACCACATAGCAGCAGACCGATTAACAAAACTTTGGCTAGTGAGAATGCTTCACCAAATAGCAGCATTTCAGTCAGTACCGTACCTGCGGTACCAATCCCGGTAAATACGGCATACACCGTACCCACAGGCAATCTTTTGGAAGCAGCGATGATTAATCCAAAGCTCAGGATGATGGCCAGGGCCGTCAAAGCCCATTCCCAAACATTGGAGGCGTGTTTCAGCCCACTTACCCATACAATCTCAATGAGCCCTCCGACAAATACATATAACCAGTTGCGGTTCATGATGATGAATCTCCTTTCGGCACAACGGGCTGTGCCTCTTGTTTCAGATGATGAATGCCATGCCAGTAAACAGGCCAGGAAGCTTCAATCCGTCTCTTGTATCGACGTGAACTTCCATAAATAATCTCAACTGTGATGCCATCGAGAAAAGTCATAAAGGCAATCGCAGCTTGTTCCGCTGGAACAGCCTGTAATTCTCCCTTGCGTGTCGCCCTTTGCAGCAGCCGTGTCAGTGACCGCTCCATACCGTCGAGAAACGGATAAACTAGATCCATCACTTCGTTATATAGCGAAAGCGGCGGGAAATAGCACATACGCAGCATAAAGCGGGCAGAGGCGTTACAGTTATACTCTTGCTCAAACCATATCAGCAGACCCTTCAACCTTTGTTCCAGAGGAAGATCGGCGTGGTCACGGAAGTATTCCAGCGTTCGACGCTGAACCTCCTTGAAGGCATGCGCAAGGGTGTGCAAAAACAAGTCATCCTTGCCGCTAAAATGTGCATATATGGACGGTTTTTTAATCCCGACTTCGTCAGCAATAGCTCTTAAGGAAGC
Above is a window of Paenibacillus sp. E222 DNA encoding:
- a CDS encoding multidrug efflux SMR transporter, whose product is MNRNWLYVFVGGLIEIVWVSGLKHASNVWEWALTALAIILSFGLIIAASKRLPVGTVYAVFTGIGTAGTVLTEMLLFGEAFSLAKVLLIGLLLCGVIGLKLVTDQQSAKGGEA
- a CDS encoding multidrug efflux SMR transporter, coding for MAWMAIVGAGICEIFGVIGINGASSRKGWPYIVLMLVSFVFSFSLLSYAMTSIPMGTAYAVWTGIGTVGSTLTGMFLFGERKEAKRLLFIAMILVAAIGLKLIT
- a CDS encoding TetR/AcrR family transcriptional regulator, translated to MTAHSIRDAALFYFARDGYEGASLRAIADEVGIKKPSIYAHFSGKDDLFLHTLAHAFKEVQRRTLEYFRDHADLPLEQRLKGLLIWFEQEYNCNASARFMLRMCYFPPLSLYNEVMDLVYPFLDGMERSLTRLLQRATRKGELQAVPAEQAAIAFMTFLDGITVEIIYGSSRRYKRRIEASWPVYWHGIHHLKQEAQPVVPKGDSSS